One Kribbella sp. NBC_00662 genomic region harbors:
- a CDS encoding DLW-39 family protein has product MLKKLLLVLLAGIGGYFAYKKTQQSRADKDLWAEAVDSVTPGR; this is encoded by the coding sequence GTGCTGAAGAAGCTCCTGCTGGTGCTGCTGGCCGGCATCGGTGGATACTTCGCCTACAAGAAGACCCAGCAGTCCCGCGCCGACAAGGACCTCTGGGCCGAGGCCGTCGACTCGGTAACCCCGGGTCGCTGA
- the gyrA gene encoding DNA gyrase subunit A: MQQSYLDYAMAVIVGRALPEVRDGLKPVHRRILYAMYDGGYRPDRGFNKCSRVVGDVMGQYHPHGDSAIYDTLVRLAQPWVMRAPLIQGQGNFGSPGNDPAAAMRYTECRMAPLAMEMVRDIDQDTVDFRPNYDGKSQEPVILPARFPNLLVNGSSGIAVGMATNIPPHNLREVAAAVDWALEHPDATREELLEACLQNIKGPDFPNGALIVGYKGIDDAYRTGRGSVTMRAVVDIEEDAKGRTSLVVTELPYMVNPDNLALKIAELVNTGKMNGIADIRDDSSSRTGQRLVVVLKRDAQPRVVLNNLYKHTQLQDTFGCNMLALVDGVPRTLSVDLFIKHWIDHQIEVIQRRTRFRLREAEKNAHIYRGYVKALDALDEVIALIRRSPDVEEARTGLIQLLDIDEIQAQAILDMQLRRLAALERQKIIERLQELEAIIADLEDILASPERQRTIVKDELAEIVERYGDERRTEIIAADGDLSVQDLVPDEDVVVTITRGGYAKRTKTDLYRTQNRGGKGVRGAQLRAEDEISHFFATTNHHWMLFFTTKGRVYRAKVWQLPESARDAKGSHVAGLLSFQPDEEIAQVLTLRDYDQSEYLVLATKRGLVKKTALRDYDSARQSGIIAVNFREEDDELIGADLATAEDDLLLVSRKGQSIRFTANDEQLRPMGRATSGVTGMKFRSGDELLSMSVIRAGSEEDAQFVFTVTDAGYAKRSRVSEYRQQGRGGLGIKAVKLNDERGSLVGAIIVVEEDQVLAIKASGQVVRSRVDSVPVKGRDTMGVRFAGVGESDAVVAIARNTDLTVALEESEEGTDADGAQNVDESTTESTPESVQNDDERSTDVDGAATVEDDEAGQEGD; the protein is encoded by the coding sequence ATGCAGCAGTCGTACCTCGACTACGCGATGGCCGTCATCGTCGGCCGCGCGTTGCCCGAGGTCCGCGACGGCCTCAAGCCGGTCCACCGCCGCATCCTCTATGCGATGTACGACGGCGGCTACCGGCCGGACCGCGGTTTCAACAAGTGCTCCCGCGTCGTCGGTGACGTCATGGGTCAGTACCACCCGCACGGCGACTCGGCGATCTACGACACCCTGGTCCGGCTCGCGCAGCCGTGGGTGATGCGCGCGCCGCTGATCCAGGGCCAGGGCAACTTCGGTTCCCCGGGCAACGACCCGGCGGCCGCTATGCGGTACACCGAGTGCCGGATGGCGCCGCTGGCGATGGAGATGGTCCGCGACATCGACCAGGACACGGTCGACTTCCGGCCGAACTACGACGGCAAGTCGCAGGAGCCGGTGATCCTGCCGGCCCGCTTCCCGAACCTGCTGGTCAACGGCTCGTCCGGTATCGCGGTCGGTATGGCGACCAACATCCCGCCGCACAACCTGCGTGAGGTCGCGGCCGCGGTCGACTGGGCGCTGGAGCACCCGGACGCGACCCGTGAGGAGCTGCTCGAGGCCTGCCTGCAGAACATCAAGGGCCCCGACTTCCCGAACGGCGCGCTGATCGTCGGCTACAAGGGCATCGACGACGCGTACCGCACCGGCCGTGGCTCGGTCACGATGCGCGCGGTCGTGGACATCGAGGAAGACGCGAAGGGCCGGACCAGCCTGGTCGTCACCGAGCTGCCGTACATGGTGAACCCGGACAACCTGGCGCTGAAGATCGCCGAGCTGGTCAACACCGGCAAGATGAACGGTATCGCCGACATCCGCGACGACAGCTCGTCCCGGACCGGGCAGCGACTCGTCGTCGTACTGAAGCGTGACGCCCAGCCCCGCGTCGTACTGAACAACCTCTACAAGCACACGCAGCTGCAGGACACCTTCGGCTGCAACATGCTCGCGCTCGTCGACGGCGTACCGCGGACGCTGAGTGTCGACCTGTTCATCAAGCACTGGATCGACCACCAGATCGAGGTCATCCAGCGGCGGACCCGCTTCCGTCTGCGCGAGGCCGAGAAGAACGCGCACATCTACCGCGGGTACGTGAAGGCGCTGGACGCGCTCGACGAGGTGATCGCGCTGATCCGGCGCAGCCCCGACGTCGAAGAGGCGCGCACCGGCCTGATCCAGCTGCTCGACATCGACGAGATCCAGGCGCAGGCGATCCTGGACATGCAGCTGCGCCGGCTGGCCGCCCTGGAGCGGCAGAAGATCATCGAGCGGTTGCAGGAGCTCGAGGCGATCATCGCCGACCTCGAGGACATCCTCGCCAGCCCGGAGCGGCAGCGCACGATCGTCAAGGACGAGCTGGCCGAGATCGTCGAGCGGTACGGCGACGAGCGGCGTACCGAGATCATCGCGGCCGACGGCGACCTGTCCGTGCAGGACCTGGTGCCGGACGAGGACGTGGTCGTCACAATCACCCGCGGCGGGTACGCGAAGCGGACCAAGACCGACCTGTACCGGACGCAGAACCGCGGCGGCAAGGGTGTCCGGGGCGCGCAGCTGCGGGCCGAGGACGAGATCAGCCACTTCTTCGCCACCACGAACCACCACTGGATGCTGTTCTTCACCACCAAGGGCCGGGTCTACCGGGCCAAGGTGTGGCAGCTGCCCGAGTCCGCCCGGGACGCGAAGGGCTCGCACGTCGCCGGCCTGCTCTCGTTCCAGCCGGACGAGGAGATCGCGCAGGTGCTGACGCTGCGCGACTACGACCAGTCGGAGTACCTGGTGCTCGCGACCAAGCGGGGTCTGGTCAAGAAGACCGCGCTGCGCGACTACGACTCGGCCCGGCAGAGCGGCATCATCGCGGTCAACTTCCGCGAGGAGGACGACGAGCTGATCGGCGCCGACCTGGCCACCGCCGAGGACGACCTGCTGCTGGTGTCCCGCAAGGGGCAGTCGATTCGCTTCACCGCGAACGACGAGCAGCTGCGGCCGATGGGCCGGGCCACCTCAGGTGTGACCGGTATGAAGTTCCGCTCCGGCGACGAGCTGCTGTCGATGTCGGTGATCCGGGCCGGTTCGGAGGAGGACGCGCAGTTCGTCTTCACCGTGACCGACGCCGGGTACGCGAAGCGGTCGCGGGTGTCGGAGTACCGGCAGCAGGGTCGCGGCGGGCTCGGCATCAAGGCCGTCAAGCTGAACGACGAGCGTGGTTCGCTGGTCGGCGCGATCATCGTCGTCGAGGAGGACCAGGTGCTGGCGATCAAGGCCAGCGGCCAGGTCGTCCGCAGCCGGGTCGACAGCGTGCCGGTCAAGGGCCGCGACACGATGGGCGTCCGGTTCGCCGGGGTCGGCGAGTCCGACGCGGTGGTCGCGATCGCGCGGAACACCGACCTGACGGTTGCTTTGGAGGAGTCCGAAGAGGGTACTGATGCAGATGGTGCCCAGAATGTGGACGAATCGACAACCGAATCCACCCCTGAGAGCGTCCAGAATGATGACGAACGTTCGACGGACGTGGACGGCGCGGCTACCGTCGAAGACGACGAAGCCGGCCAGGAGGGTGACTGA
- a CDS encoding DUF3566 domain-containing protein translates to MAKTESFGDRVSAARQAVLDKAAAVTAAKPEKTDREEARQARLAEKDAKASSRPQTRKARLRMSRIDPWSVMKTAFLLAIAFGIVTWVAVFIIWSAIGAAGVFDNINSTVQEVLGTPTAEPFRVENYINTGKVMGFTTLLACADVLIITALATLGSFLYNIAATLLGGLEVTLASED, encoded by the coding sequence GTGGCGAAGACCGAGTCGTTCGGTGACCGGGTGAGCGCTGCGCGTCAGGCCGTGCTCGACAAGGCCGCTGCTGTGACCGCGGCCAAGCCGGAGAAGACCGACCGCGAGGAGGCCAGGCAGGCGCGGCTCGCCGAGAAGGACGCCAAGGCCTCGAGCCGGCCGCAGACCCGCAAGGCGCGGCTGCGGATGTCCCGGATCGATCCGTGGTCGGTGATGAAGACGGCGTTCCTGCTGGCGATCGCCTTCGGGATCGTGACATGGGTCGCGGTCTTCATCATCTGGTCCGCGATCGGTGCGGCGGGTGTTTTCGACAACATCAACAGCACGGTGCAAGAGGTGCTGGGTACGCCGACGGCCGAGCCGTTCCGGGTCGAGAATTACATCAACACCGGCAAGGTGATGGGCTTCACGACGCTGCTGGCCTGCGCCGACGTACTCATCATCACGGCGCTCGCCACGCTCGGATCCTTCCTCTACAACATCGCGGCCACGCTCCTCGGCGGCCTCGAAGTCACGCTGGCATCGGAGGACTGA